The following nucleotide sequence is from Aminobacterium mobile DSM 12262.
CTTACCTCTTTTCTTCAGGATATTCATGACTCTATTTTTGATACGCTCTCGATGAGAACCAGGCCAGAATACTCGCCCACAAGAAGGGCACTGAGTAAATTCATGATAAAACATTCGAGTTAGAGGTTCCAACTGATCAAGTATGGCTTCTTTAGATACCATGCGCAATATTTTATTACAATATGTACATCTGGAAAAAGGCTGGAGCCACTGAAAAAGAGAATAGAAATCAATAACCTCCTGCAATTGTTGCCAAGGAGATTCGGTACGTACCAGGTGCCCAAAAACAACAGTTTTACGTTTCAGCAACGAACGATCTCTCGTTAAGACAATACGATCTTCTCGCAGCGCTAACTCCGCTATCTGACTGTCTTTCCACTCCTGTTCATAAGCAGTATCAAGCCCCATAAGCCGGAGCAAAGAAGCCAGCTTCCCCACATTGACATCCGCAACAAAACGTGGCATTTCGAGAGCGTCAGGGCGCAAGAACGACTTTTTTGTCACATCCATGGGGGGAGTTATAGGAAAAACATCTACGAAATCTCCTCCTATTATTATTCGGTCAAAGTCTGATAAAACTCCATTTACATAAATAGTTCCTACTTCTGTGTGGGGAACTCCACATGCTTCTATGCCATCTTTCACCGATGTGGATCGTCTAATGACATGCATCATTTGTGGTGGTTCTTTAAGGATAGGATGAAGGAAGAAATCAAGATTCCCATAAAATGTTATCCGGATCTCCACCTCTTCACCCTCTTTCTCGTGTCATAAAAATATTTGTATATTATAATTATTTTATGAGATGCATATTAGTGATACTTGATGGACTTGGCGATAAAGGCATTCCTGCTTTAGGAGGTCACACGCCCCTTCAAGTTGCCCGGACTCCGAATCTCGATCAGATTGCGGCAGCAGGGGTATGTGGCTTATATCATAGTTGTCTTCAGGGGCAAGCTATGCCCAGCGAAATGGCCCATTTCGTCATGTTTGGTTATGACCTCGCTCAATTTCCAGGTCGAGGGTATATAGAAATGCGTGCTGAAGGTTTTCCAGTCCATTCCGGGGATGTAGCC
It contains:
- a CDS encoding Mut7-C RNAse domain-containing protein, giving the protein MEIRITFYGNLDFFLHPILKEPPQMMHVIRRSTSVKDGIEACGVPHTEVGTIYVNGVLSDFDRIIIGGDFVDVFPITPPMDVTKKSFLRPDALEMPRFVADVNVGKLASLLRLMGLDTAYEQEWKDSQIAELALREDRIVLTRDRSLLKRKTVVFGHLVRTESPWQQLQEVIDFYSLFQWLQPFSRCTYCNKILRMVSKEAILDQLEPLTRMFYHEFTQCPSCGRVFWPGSHRERIKNRVMNILKKRGKLGLQDNINIGTLFNDM